The region ACCCAAAAGACATCGCTGAAACCAAGGTATCTCAGGTATCGGCGTTTGCAACGCAGCATGGACATCCTTTACGATGTCATACGGAGGAAAACTAAATGATCGCGCAAGAACTGGAAGTCAGCCTGCATCTGGCATTCGTCGAAGCCCGCCAGAAACGGCACGAATTCATCACCGTCGAACACCTGTTGCTCGCGATGCTGGATAATCCTTCCGCTGCGCACGTGCTGCGTGCCTGCGGGGCGGACATTGAGGAGTTGCGCGCCGTGCTGGTGCAACATATCGAGACTCATACCCCGGTCGTCCCCGGTATCGGCGAGGTGGACACTCAGCCCACTGTAGGTTTCCAACGCGTAATTCAGCGTGCCATCCTGCATGTGCAGTCCACCAACAAGAAAGAAGTGACCGGAGCAAACATTCTGGTTGCACTGTTCGGGGAAAAGGAGTCCCACGCGGTATATTTCCTCAACCAGCGCGCGGTCACCCGTCTCGACGTGGTGAATTACATCGCGCATGGCATCAATAAGACTGCCGAAATCCAGCCCTCCACGCAAAAAACCGCGAACGAATCGGATGCCGAGCAGGAAAACAGCAGCGACAGTGCGCTCAAAAATTACACTCTGGATCTGAACGCCCATGCCTTGGCAGGCAAAGTCGATCCGCTCATAGGTCGCGATGTTGAACTGGAGCGCGTAATTCAGACTTTGTGCCGCCGCCGCAAGAACAACCCGCTGCTGGTAGGTGAAGCCGGCGTGGGCAAGACGGCAATAGCCGAGGGACTGGCGCGCAACATAGTTGAAGGCGACGTACCGGATATTTTGAAAGATGCGCATGTCTACTCGCTGGACATGGGTTCATTGCTGGCCGGGACCAAATACCGCGGCGATTTCGAGCAACGCCTGAAAGCTGTGCTTAAAGAACTCAAAGACGCCCCCAACGCGGTGCTGTTCATTGACGAAATCCACACGTTGATCGGAGCCGGCGCCGCTTCCGGCGGCACAATGGACGCCTCCAACTTGCTCAAACCCGCACTTTCCAGCGGCGCGTTGAAGTGCATCGGCGCCACGACCTATCAGGAATATCGCGGCATCTTCGAGAAGGATTCGGCGCTATCTCGCCGTTTCCAGAAGATTGACGTGTCAGAGCCGTCTGTAGAACAGACCATCGAGATTCTCAAAGGTCTGAAATCACGTTTTGAAGTACACCATAGTATCAAGTTCAGCGCCGCCGCCATCACCAGCGCCGCCGAATTGTCTGCACGCTTTATCAACGATCGCCACTTACCGGACAAGGCCATTGATGTATTGGACGAAGCAGGAGCAGCCCAACGCATCCTGCCCAAGTCCAAACAGAAAAAGGTCGTGGGAAAGCACGAAATCGAAGAAATTATTGCCAAGATTGCGCGCATCCCGACGCGCACCGTGTCGCATGATGACCGCAATGCCCTGAAAAATCTGGATAGGGACCTGAAAGCCACGGTATTCGGCCAAGACAAAGCCATCGATGCACTCGCACGTGCCATCAAAATGTCGCGCAGCGGCCTCGGCAACCCGCAAAAACCAATCGGCAGCTTCCTGTTCTCCGGTCCCACCGGCGTCGGCAAGACCGAAGTGGCGCGTCAGCTTGCCTACATCATGGGCATGCCGATACACCGCTTTGACATGTCAGAATACATGGAGCGCCATGCCGTGTCGCGCCTGATCGGCGCGCCTCCCGGCTATGTCGGTTTCGACCAGGGCGGGCTGCTCACCGAAGCCATCAGCAAGCAACCGCATAGCGTGCTGCTGCTGGACGAGATTGAAAAGGCGCACCCGGACATCTTCAACATCCTGTTGCAGGTGATGGACCACGGCACGCTCACCGACAACAACGGGCGCAAATCCGATTTCCGCAACGTGGTTATCATCATGACCACCAATGCAGGCGCCGAAGCTTTGAACAAGACGCAGATCGGCTTTACCCAGGTTACGTCTGCCGGTGATGAATTGGTCGATATCAAGAAGATGTTTACACCGGAATTTCGCAACCGTCTGGATGCAATCGTTTCCTTCGCTTCTTTATCCAAGGAAGTCATTCTGCGCGTGGTGGACAAATTCCTCATTCAGTTGGATGAACAATTGCACGATAAAAAAGTGGATGCGATGTTCACCGACGCGCTCAAGGAATACCTCGCCGAGAACGGTTTCGATCCGCTCATGGGTGCACGCCCAATGGCACGCCTGATCCAGGATACCATCCGCTCCGCGCTGGCAGACGAACTGTTGTTTGGCAAGTTGGCGAATGGCGGCAAGGTCACGGTGGATGTGAAGGACGGCAAGGTAGTGCTGGAGTTTGAGGAAGAAACTGTCCCCGTCTGATTCCGGTTACCGGGGGCGCTTCGCCCCCTCCCCTACCGGCCATCTCCACTTCGGTTCGCTGGTGGCCGCTGTCGGCAGCTATCTCGATGCGAAATATCACCACGGCACCTGGCTGGTACGCATGGAAGACCTCGATACACCGCGCTGTGTAACAGGTGCGGCAGATAACATCCTGCGCACTCTGGATGCATTTGGGCTGCATAGCGATGAGCCCGTTCTCTACCAGAGCCAACGAACAGCTGCTTATGAGGACGCGCTGCGCATGCTGCAATCCAATGGTGCGGCCTATCCGTGCTGTTGCACGCGCAAGGAGATTGCGGATTCGGCTTTGAACGGTATTGAGGGGCCGGTCTATCCCGGCACTTGTCGCAATGGCATTCCGATTGGTCGAGAAGCACGGGCTTGGCGAGTACGTACGAACAACGAAGCGGTTGAGTTTGATGACGTACTTCAGGGTTGCTGCACCCAATACCTTGAAAACGAAATAGGCGACTTCGTGGTAAAGCGGGCGGATGGTCTGTTCGCTTATCAACTTGCGGTGGTAGTTGACGATGCATTCCAGTGCATCACGCACATCGTGCGCGGTGCAGACCTGCTGGACTCCACTCCGCGCCAGATATACCTGCAGCACTTGCTCGGCCTGCGCATTCCGCAATACTTGCACTTACCTGTCGCGGTGAACGAGTCGGGGGAGAAGTTGAGCAAACAAACCCTGGCTGCTCCGGTCGATGAGACGCATCCTGCGCCAACGTTGCTAAGAGTGTTAAATTTCCTGAAGCAGCAACCGCCAACGACGATGGCCGGTAGCAGTGTGGAAACGGTCCTGGAGTGGGCAATTCAGAATTGGCATCCTGAAAGGCTTATCGGAATACGAGCATTGCCATCTTCAGACGCTGCCACAATGAAATAAGGCTTACCTCGCTTGCCTGCGATGCTTGATGTATTCGCGGAGCGCGGGAATGAACGAGATGAAGATGATGCAGATGATCAGCAAGGTGAGGTTATTCTTGATGACAGGAATGTTACCGAAGAAGTAACCGGCCAACGTGAGGCTGCCAATCCAGGCAATGCTGCCCAATGCGCTGAACATAAGAAACAAACGATAGCTCATGCTGCCGATACCCGCCACGAACGGGGCAAAAGTGCGGATGATGGGAAGAAATCGCGCAAAGATGATGGTCTTGCCGCCGTGCTTCGCGTAGAAAGCCTGGGTCTTTTCCAGATGCTCATGCTTGAAAAAACGCGAGTCGTGTTTGAACAGCTTGATACCGAAGTGCCGACCGATCCAGTAGTTGGTGTTGTCCCCGCCGAAAGCCGCCAGCATCAAAAGCGGCATCAGCACCTGCAGTTCCAGCGAACCCATACCGCACAATGCCCCCGTGACAAACAGGAGCGAATCACCGGGCAGGAATGGCGCGACAACCAAACCGGTCTCTGCAAAGATGATGGCAAACAGGATGGCATAGACCCACATGCCATAGTCGTGCACCAATGCCAGCAGATGCGCGTCCAGATGCAGGACGATATCAAGCAGGATCATGCTCACGGTCAGGGCAACACTTCTTCAACTTCAGCTTTTTCCGGCTTGATGAAGTCTTCACGCGATACGCCGAACATCAGCAGCAGCGGGCTCGCAACCAGCACCGAAGAATAGATACTGAAAAGAATGCCGATCGTCAATGCCAGTGCGAAATAATGCAGCGTCTCGCCCCCCAGGAACAGCATGGAAGTGACCATCATCTGCGTACAGGCGTGGGTGATCACGGTGCGGGACATGGTACGGGTGATAGCGTTGTCGATGATCACGTTGACTTCGGTCTTGCGCATCTTGCGGAAATTCTCGCGGATCCGGTCGAATACCACCACCGATTCGTTCACTGAATATCCCAGCACCGCCAGTACTGCCGACAATACTGTGAGCGAGAATTCCCACTGAAAGAAGGCGAAGAAGCCGAGGATAATGACCACGTCGTGCAGGTTGGCGATGATCGCAGCCAGCCCGAACTTCCACTCGAAACGTAGCCACAGATAACCAACGATCCCCAGCGAAACCAGCAACAGCGCCATCGCGCCGTTCTCGACCAGGTCCTTGCCCACTTGCGGCCCGACGAACTCGACACGGCGCAGTTCGGCACTGGCATCCTGCTGATGCAAAGTTTCCATCACTTGATCGGACAGCTTCGAACCCGCCTTGTTCTGCTTGAGCGGCACTTGAATCAGCACATCCTTGCTGGAACCGAAATTCTGAACCTGCGCAGTGTTCAGTCCAATACTGTCGAGTTGCCCGCGCACCTTGTCCAGTTCGGCCGATTGCGCGTAGTGCACTTCCATCACCGTACCGCCGGTAAAGTCCACGCCGAAATTCAACCCCTTGGTAGCAAGGAAGAACACCGCAAACAGGAAGGTCACCAGCGAGATAGTCGTGGTGTAACGACCATAGCTCATGAACGGGATGTCTTTTTTGATTCTGAAGAGTTCCATGTCTTATTCCCTTATGCGTCTCGCTACGCGAGCGGACTAACCTATCGCGACCTTGTTAAGGCGTGCTTTGCGGCCATAGATCAGATTAACCAGCAAACGCGAGACCAGCACCGCGCTGAAGATCGAAGTCAGGATGCCAAGGCACAGCACCACTGCAAACCCTTTGACCGGCCCCGAACCGAACATGAACAGCGCAACGCCCACGATCAGCGCGGTGATGTTGGAGTCCAGTATGGTGGCAAAAGCATGCTCGTATCCCTCGTGTATCGCCGTTTGCGGAGGCACGCCGTTGCGCAGTTCCTCGCGGATGCGCTCGTTGATCAGCACATTGGAGTCGATCGCCATACCCAGCGTCAGCGCAATACCCGCCATGCCCGGCAGTGTCAGCGTGGCTTGCAGCATGGACATCAGCGCCACCAGCAACAGCAGGTTGGCGCCCAGCGCCAGCACGGAAACACCGCCGAATATCAGGTAATAGATGACCATAAACACGGAGATGGCCACGAAGCCGATTTTGGTGGAGTCGAAGCCGCGCTTGATATTGTCCGCACCGAGACTGGGGCCGACGGTACGCTCTTCGACGATCTCCATCGGCGCAGCCAGGGCACCGGCGCGCAACAGCAGCGACGTATCCTTGGCCTCTTCCGTGTTCATCTTGCCGCTGATCTGCACACGCCCGCCGCCGATCTCCTCGCGTATCACCGGCGCGGTGACGATCTCACCCTTGCCCTTCTCGAACAGGATGATGGCCATGCGCTTGCCGACATTTTCCCGTGTCGCTTCCTTGAACTTGCGCGCGCCGATCGCATCCAGATTGATGTGCACCGCCGGCTCGTTGTTGCGGCTGTCGAAACCGGGTTGCGCATCATTGATGCGCTCGCCGGTCAGGATCACGGACTTCTTCACCAGCAGCGGAGTGCCGTCGCGATCCTTGAAAACTTCGGTGCCGAAAGGAATGATCCCTCCCTCGGCATAATGATGCTCGTCATCCACCAAACGCACTTCCAGCGTGGCGGTACGCCCAAGAATATCCTTGGCGCGCGCGGTGTCCTGCACTCCAGGCAGTTGCACCACGATGCGGTCCGCACCCTGCTGCTGAATCACCGGTTCGGCCACACCCAATTCATTCACGCGGTTGCGCAACGTGACCAGATTCTGCTGTACGGCAGACTCCTGAATGCGTATCTGCTCTTGCTGCCTGAATCGGGCGAGCAACAAGAATTCCCCGCTTTCCTCGCGCGTGCTGAATTCCAGTCCGCTGAAACGCTGCTTGAGTTCCGCCTCGCCTTTGTTGCGCGAGTCGGCATCGCGAAACCTGGTGGTAATCATGCTGTCGTCGCGACTCACGCCGGAATAGGGGATATTCGCCTCACGCAGGGAACTGCGTATATCGCTGGAATCCGACTCCAGGGATTTATCCAGCGCGCCTTTCATATCGATCTGCAACAGAAAATGCACACCGCCGCGAAGATCCAGACCGAGGTACATGGGCAATGCATTCATGCTTGTCAGCCACTGCGGCGAACGCGCCAACAGATTGAGCGCCACCATGTAGTCGTCACCCAGCTGCGCGTGCAGCACATCTTTCGCCTTGATCTGGGTGTCGGTGTCATTGAAACGGGCCTTGACGCTGGTGGCATCCAGCGACATGGCGTCCGGATTCAATTGTGCAGCCTTCAGTATATCTTCCACACGCGCCAGCAACGCCGCATCCGCCTTCAGGTTGGAACGTAGCGGCAACACTTGTACAGCAGGCGCTTCACCGTAAAAATTGGGCAGGGTATATACAAAACCCAGCACCAGCACGGCTAGTACCAGCAGAGTTTTCCACAGCGGATAGCGGTTCATTGCGACACCTTAATTTTGCAGCGTTAGAAGGACTTCGGCTTTTCAGAGCGACTTGATCGTACCCTTGGGCAGGACATTCTGAACTGCGGCCTTTTGCACCTGAACAACGACGTTGTCGGCGATCTCGATGGCAATGTTGTCTTCACTGACCTTGGTCACTTTTCCGAGTATGCCGCCCATGGTGGCGACTTCATCTCCCTTTTGCAGTGCCTCTATCATGGCCTTCTGCTCTTTCGCGCGCTTTTGTTGCGGACGCAGGATGAGAAAATAAAACACAGCCACCAAGCCAATCAAGGGCAGAAACTGCATGATATCGCTGCCTTGCGGGCCGGCAGCTGCACCGTCCGCGTAAGCATTGCCGATAAACAATTCGCTGATGGAAATCATAATTACTCCTGTCAAAATTAGGGTTCAAAAATCAAAGGCGGGCATTCTATCATGGAAGGCATGACTGTTTTGCTACGCACCGCCCCTCATGAACCGGCGCGTGCCAGCCGGAACGCGGCCTGGAACTCGGCATAGCGCCCGGCCTCAATGGCGGCGCGGATATCGCGCATCAACTCCTGGTAGTAATGCAGGTTGTGAATGGAATTGAGGCGCGCGCCGAGTATCTCGTTCAGGCGGTGCAAATGATGCAGATAGGCCCGGGTAAAATGACGGCAGGTATAGCAGGTACACTGTTCATCCAGAGGCCGGGTATCCATACGGTACTGTGCATTCTTGATGCGCACATCTCCAAAACGGGTGAACAGATGCCCGTTGCGTGCATTGCGCGTCGGCATCACGCAGTCGAACATGTCGATGCCGTTGCCGACCGCCTCGACCAGATCTTCCGGAGTACCCACGCCCATCAGGTAGCGCGGCTTGTCCTGCGGAAGTTGCGGCGCGGTGTGCTTGAGAATGCGCAACATATCCTCTTTCGGCTCGCCCACCGACAAGCCGCCAATGGCAAAACCGTCGAAACCGATGCTGGCCAGGCCCGCCAGCGATTCATCGCGCAGATGCTCGTGCATCCCGCCCTGCACAATTCCGAACAGTGCGTTGGAATTGCCTTCATGCGCCTTTTTGCTGCGCTCCGCCCAGCTCAGGCTGAGACGCATGGACACGCCCGCCACCTGCTCATCCGCCGGATACGGTGTGCATTCGTCGAAGATCATCACGATGTCGGAGTTCAGCACCTTCTGGATGCGCATGGACTCTTCCGGCGACAGGAAACATTTGTCTCCGTTCACCGGTGAGCGGAACTCCACCCCGCCGCCGGTGATCTTGCGCAGCGGCCCGAGGCTGAACACCTGGAAACCGCCGGAATCAGTCAAGATGGGGCCGTCCCAGCCCATGAAGCGATGCAAACCGCCATGCGCTGCAATGACCTCCATCCCCGGACGCAGCCACAAATGGAAGGTATTGCCGAGCACGATCTGTGCGCCCATGTCTTTCAATTCCAACGGTGACATCGCCTTCACCGTGCCGTAGGTTCCAACCGGCATGAAAGCAGGCGTTTCCAGCTTGCCGTGCGCCAAGTCCAGCGTGCCACGCCGTGCCGCACCGGAGGTGTTATGTAAGGTAAATTTCATTGTTCCCTCTCAATCAACATCGCATCGCCGTAACTGAAAAAGCGATATTCCTGTTCCACCGCATGGCGATATGCGGCCAGCATCTTGTCCATTCCGCCAAAAGCGCACACCAGCATCAATAGCGTGGAGCGCGGCAGGTGAAAATTGGTCAGCAGCACATCCACTACCCTGAAGTGGTAGCCGGGAGTGATAAAGATGCTGGTTTCGGCCGAGCCCGCGACCAATTCGCCACCCGCTGACGCACTTTCCAGTGCACGCAGGCTGGTGGTACCTACCGCGATCACGCGCCCGCCCCTGGCCCTGGCCTGAGAAATGGCATCCACCGTGGCTTGCGGAATCGAATAGCGCTCGCTGTGCATGATGTGTTCTTCGATGTTCTCGGCGCGCACCGGCTTGAACGTGCCCGCGCCGACATGCAAGGTCACATAGGCAATACCCACTCTTTTATCACGCAATGCCTGCAGCATGGCCTCGCCGAAATGCAGTCCGGCCGTGGGCGCGGCTACCGCACCCGGTTCGCGGGCGAACACAGTCTGGTAACGCGTGTCATCCTCGGCCCCGGCGGCATGAGTAATATAGGGCGGCAAAGGCAAATGCCCGTGCCGTTCCAGCAAATCTGTCACCGTTTCCGCATCTTCAAATCGCAAATGGAAAAACTCGCCCTCGCGCCCCAGTACCCGCACCCGCAGCGTCCCTCCCAACAGCAGGAGACTACCCGGTTTGGGCGTCTTGCTGACCCGCACCTGCGCCAGGACGTTATGCTCATCCAGTATCCGCTCGACCAGCACCTCGACCTTGCCGCCGCTCTCTTTTTCGCCAAATAAACGCGCCTTCAATACTCGCGTATCGTTCAATACCAATAGGTCATGTTCGCGCACCAGTCCGTACAAATCGGCGAACTGGCTGTCTTTCAACCCCGACTTCCGTACCTGCAATAAACGGCTCGCCCCCCGCTGTGCAGGCGGATGCTGCGCAATCAGGCGCTCGGGCAAAATGAAGTCAAAATCGTCGGTACGCATGAAAACCAAGGTGTAGTTGGAAGAAAAACGCGCATTGTAGTTGATGGGGACATGCGTTTCATGGATAATTCGCGCCCTTCCCTAGCCGGGGTGGTGTTACCGGTAGACGTTGTACCGGGCTCACCAGTGTCGCTTTCTGGCGACATGACGCGCAGGCCAACTTGCATAGCAAGTTAAAACCGCAAGAGCGGTGGTCATCGCGAAAAGCCGGTGCAGCATGGGAAATACACTCTTGCCGGGGTGATGGAACTGGTAGACGTGCCGGACTCAAAATCCGGTGCCTGAAAGGGCGTGGGGGTTCGATTCCCCCCCCGGCACCAAATTTCGATATTCGTGTCAACGCGACCAGAAGTCGCCGCGTTATAGGTTCCGACACAAGTAGTGTCATAAACGTTTATCAACTACTCATGGAGCCTCAAATGAAACTGATGTCCACTCTGATCGCTGCTGTATTCGCCCTGGTTTCCTTCTCTGCTGTTGCTGCTGACGCTGCTGCTCCTGCTGCTGCTCCTGCTGCTGCCGCTGCTCCTGCTGCCGCTAAAGACGAAGCAAAGCCAGCAAAGAAAGCAAAGAAAGCAAAGAAAGCAAAGAAGTCCAAGAAAGCAAAGGCTGAAGCAGCTGCCAAGTAATAGCGCTTCACCCAAAAAAGGCAGGGGCGACCCTGCCTTTTTTTATTTCGTTTAAAATCCCGTCATGATCTGGAAACCTCACGCCACCGTCGCCGCCGTCCTTGAACAGGATGGCAAGTTCTTGCTGGTGGAAGAACATACCCCGCAAGGCCTGCTGTTCAACCAACCCGCAGGACACTGGGAGCCGAACGAAACCCTCTCGGCCGGTGCCAGTCGCGAAGTCCTGGAAGAATCGGCCTATGAATTCGAGCCGCAATATCTGATTGGGGTCTATCGCTGGCATTCAACCGCTTCCGATATCACTTATCTGCGCTTTGCCTTTGGAGGGCGCATCCTGGCCCATCATCCCGAACGCTCCCTGGATAAAGGCATCGTGCGCGCCGTATGGATGACGCCGGAGGAGATCCGTGCCACACAACAACGTCACCGCAGCCCGCTGATCCTGCGCTGTGTGGAAGACTATCTGGCTGGCAAACGTTACCCGCTGGAACTCATCACTCATTATGAGTAAGCAATGCGTCGTCGTCGGCATGTCCGGCGGCGTGGACTCTTCCGTCACCGCACTCCTGCTGAAACAACAGGGTTACGAGGTCATCGGCCTGTTCATGAAGAACTGGGAAGACGATGACGATAGCGAATATTGTTCCTCGCGCCAGGACTTGATCGACGCCGTGGCAGTCGCCGATACGATCGGCATCACCATCGAGGCGGTAAATTTCGCCAAGGAATACAAGGATCGCGTGTTCAGCTATTTCCTGCGCGAATACGAAGCCGGGCGTACGCCGAACCCGGACATCCTGTGCAACTCGGAGATCAAGTTCAAGGCTTTCCTGGATCACGCCATCCGCCTGGGAGCGGACGCCATCGCCACCGGACATTACGCGCAAGTGCGCGAAGCGGACGGATCGTTCCAGTTGTTGAAAGCCAAAGACGGCAGCAAAGACCAAAGTTATTTTTTGCACAGGCTCAACCAGCAGCAACTGTGCAAAGCCATGTTCCCGCTGGGACAATTGCTCAAATCCCAGGTGCGCGAAATCGCCCGCGAACACAATCTCGCCAACCATGCCAAGAAGGACAGCACCGGCATCTGCTTCATCGGCGAGCGGCCATTCCGCGAGTTCCTCAACCGCTACCTGCCGACAAAGCCGGGCGACATCGTAACGCCGGACGGCAAGGTGGTCGGGCAACACATGGGATTGTCGTTCTACACCATCGGCCAGCGCCAGGGACTGGGTATCGGCGGCTCGCGCGAAACGACAGGCGAACCATGGTTCGTTGCGGGCAAGGACATGCAGCATAACCGCCTGATCGTAGTGCAAGGACACGACCACCCTTTGCTGCTCAACCCAAAACTGGACGCGCTGGATATGCACTGG is a window of Sideroxydans sp. CL21 DNA encoding:
- the clpA gene encoding ATP-dependent Clp protease ATP-binding subunit ClpA, with product MIAQELEVSLHLAFVEARQKRHEFITVEHLLLAMLDNPSAAHVLRACGADIEELRAVLVQHIETHTPVVPGIGEVDTQPTVGFQRVIQRAILHVQSTNKKEVTGANILVALFGEKESHAVYFLNQRAVTRLDVVNYIAHGINKTAEIQPSTQKTANESDAEQENSSDSALKNYTLDLNAHALAGKVDPLIGRDVELERVIQTLCRRRKNNPLLVGEAGVGKTAIAEGLARNIVEGDVPDILKDAHVYSLDMGSLLAGTKYRGDFEQRLKAVLKELKDAPNAVLFIDEIHTLIGAGAASGGTMDASNLLKPALSSGALKCIGATTYQEYRGIFEKDSALSRRFQKIDVSEPSVEQTIEILKGLKSRFEVHHSIKFSAAAITSAAELSARFINDRHLPDKAIDVLDEAGAAQRILPKSKQKKVVGKHEIEEIIAKIARIPTRTVSHDDRNALKNLDRDLKATVFGQDKAIDALARAIKMSRSGLGNPQKPIGSFLFSGPTGVGKTEVARQLAYIMGMPIHRFDMSEYMERHAVSRLIGAPPGYVGFDQGGLLTEAISKQPHSVLLLDEIEKAHPDIFNILLQVMDHGTLTDNNGRKSDFRNVVIIMTTNAGAEALNKTQIGFTQVTSAGDELVDIKKMFTPEFRNRLDAIVSFASLSKEVILRVVDKFLIQLDEQLHDKKVDAMFTDALKEYLAENGFDPLMGARPMARLIQDTIRSALADELLFGKLANGGKVTVDVKDGKVVLEFEEETVPV
- the gluQRS gene encoding tRNA glutamyl-Q(34) synthetase GluQRS, with protein sequence MRKKLSPSDSGYRGRFAPSPTGHLHFGSLVAAVGSYLDAKYHHGTWLVRMEDLDTPRCVTGAADNILRTLDAFGLHSDEPVLYQSQRTAAYEDALRMLQSNGAAYPCCCTRKEIADSALNGIEGPVYPGTCRNGIPIGREARAWRVRTNNEAVEFDDVLQGCCTQYLENEIGDFVVKRADGLFAYQLAVVVDDAFQCITHIVRGADLLDSTPRQIYLQHLLGLRIPQYLHLPVAVNESGEKLSKQTLAAPVDETHPAPTLLRVLNFLKQQPPTTMAGSSVETVLEWAIQNWHPERLIGIRALPSSDAATMK
- a CDS encoding DedA family protein, with amino-acid sequence MILLDIVLHLDAHLLALVHDYGMWVYAILFAIIFAETGLVVAPFLPGDSLLFVTGALCGMGSLELQVLMPLLMLAAFGGDNTNYWIGRHFGIKLFKHDSRFFKHEHLEKTQAFYAKHGGKTIIFARFLPIIRTFAPFVAGIGSMSYRLFLMFSALGSIAWIGSLTLAGYFFGNIPVIKNNLTLLIICIIFISFIPALREYIKHRRQAR
- the secF gene encoding protein translocase subunit SecF, whose translation is MELFRIKKDIPFMSYGRYTTTISLVTFLFAVFFLATKGLNFGVDFTGGTVMEVHYAQSAELDKVRGQLDSIGLNTAQVQNFGSSKDVLIQVPLKQNKAGSKLSDQVMETLHQQDASAELRRVEFVGPQVGKDLVENGAMALLLVSLGIVGYLWLRFEWKFGLAAIIANLHDVVIILGFFAFFQWEFSLTVLSAVLAVLGYSVNESVVVFDRIRENFRKMRKTEVNVIIDNAITRTMSRTVITHACTQMMVTSMLFLGGETLHYFALALTIGILFSIYSSVLVASPLLLMFGVSREDFIKPEKAEVEEVLP
- the secD gene encoding protein translocase subunit SecD; translated protein: MNRYPLWKTLLVLAVLVLGFVYTLPNFYGEAPAVQVLPLRSNLKADAALLARVEDILKAAQLNPDAMSLDATSVKARFNDTDTQIKAKDVLHAQLGDDYMVALNLLARSPQWLTSMNALPMYLGLDLRGGVHFLLQIDMKGALDKSLESDSSDIRSSLREANIPYSGVSRDDSMITTRFRDADSRNKGEAELKQRFSGLEFSTREESGEFLLLARFRQQEQIRIQESAVQQNLVTLRNRVNELGVAEPVIQQQGADRIVVQLPGVQDTARAKDILGRTATLEVRLVDDEHHYAEGGIIPFGTEVFKDRDGTPLLVKKSVILTGERINDAQPGFDSRNNEPAVHINLDAIGARKFKEATRENVGKRMAIILFEKGKGEIVTAPVIREEIGGGRVQISGKMNTEEAKDTSLLLRAGALAAPMEIVEERTVGPSLGADNIKRGFDSTKIGFVAISVFMVIYYLIFGGVSVLALGANLLLLVALMSMLQATLTLPGMAGIALTLGMAIDSNVLINERIREELRNGVPPQTAIHEGYEHAFATILDSNITALIVGVALFMFGSGPVKGFAVVLCLGILTSIFSAVLVSRLLVNLIYGRKARLNKVAIG
- the yajC gene encoding preprotein translocase subunit YajC: MISISELFIGNAYADGAAAGPQGSDIMQFLPLIGLVAVFYFLILRPQQKRAKEQKAMIEALQKGDEVATMGGILGKVTKVSEDNIAIEIADNVVVQVQKAAVQNVLPKGTIKSL
- the tgt gene encoding tRNA guanosine(34) transglycosylase Tgt translates to MKFTLHNTSGAARRGTLDLAHGKLETPAFMPVGTYGTVKAMSPLELKDMGAQIVLGNTFHLWLRPGMEVIAAHGGLHRFMGWDGPILTDSGGFQVFSLGPLRKITGGGVEFRSPVNGDKCFLSPEESMRIQKVLNSDIVMIFDECTPYPADEQVAGVSMRLSLSWAERSKKAHEGNSNALFGIVQGGMHEHLRDESLAGLASIGFDGFAIGGLSVGEPKEDMLRILKHTAPQLPQDKPRYLMGVGTPEDLVEAVGNGIDMFDCVMPTRNARNGHLFTRFGDVRIKNAQYRMDTRPLDEQCTCYTCRHFTRAYLHHLHRLNEILGARLNSIHNLHYYQELMRDIRAAIEAGRYAEFQAAFRLARAGS
- the queA gene encoding tRNA preQ1(34) S-adenosylmethionine ribosyltransferase-isomerase QueA, with amino-acid sequence MRTDDFDFILPERLIAQHPPAQRGASRLLQVRKSGLKDSQFADLYGLVREHDLLVLNDTRVLKARLFGEKESGGKVEVLVERILDEHNVLAQVRVSKTPKPGSLLLLGGTLRVRVLGREGEFFHLRFEDAETVTDLLERHGHLPLPPYITHAAGAEDDTRYQTVFAREPGAVAAPTAGLHFGEAMLQALRDKRVGIAYVTLHVGAGTFKPVRAENIEEHIMHSERYSIPQATVDAISQARARGGRVIAVGTTSLRALESASAGGELVAGSAETSIFITPGYHFRVVDVLLTNFHLPRSTLLMLVCAFGGMDKMLAAYRHAVEQEYRFFSYGDAMLIEREQ
- a CDS encoding NUDIX hydrolase codes for the protein MIWKPHATVAAVLEQDGKFLLVEEHTPQGLLFNQPAGHWEPNETLSAGASREVLEESAYEFEPQYLIGVYRWHSTASDITYLRFAFGGRILAHHPERSLDKGIVRAVWMTPEEIRATQQRHRSPLILRCVEDYLAGKRYPLELITHYE
- the mnmA gene encoding tRNA 2-thiouridine(34) synthase MnmA — protein: MSKQCVVVGMSGGVDSSVTALLLKQQGYEVIGLFMKNWEDDDDSEYCSSRQDLIDAVAVADTIGITIEAVNFAKEYKDRVFSYFLREYEAGRTPNPDILCNSEIKFKAFLDHAIRLGADAIATGHYAQVREADGSFQLLKAKDGSKDQSYFLHRLNQQQLCKAMFPLGQLLKSQVREIAREHNLANHAKKDSTGICFIGERPFREFLNRYLPTKPGDIVTPDGKVVGQHMGLSFYTIGQRQGLGIGGSRETTGEPWFVAGKDMQHNRLIVVQGHDHPLLLNPKLDALDMHWISGHAPDASRGYAAKTRYRQQDAACRIALGAADTTHFAFEEAQWAVTPGQSVVVYDGEICLGGGIIK